The Polyodon spathula isolate WHYD16114869_AA chromosome 13, ASM1765450v1, whole genome shotgun sequence genome includes a region encoding these proteins:
- the LOC121325683 gene encoding ectonucleoside triphosphate diphosphohydrolase 7-like has protein sequence MSAASPSLDPCLPVGLMDSVQRDGQTVFLRGQGDCSRCQEVVRPFLGKTDSSTSSSLGGVYQAPINFYSFSEFCYCKEDVLCIGGHYSSTKYTRAAMDYCATKWSTLKQRLDSKLFASQTDLHRLKYQCFKSAWMYEVLHTGFQFPKDYPNLKTTQLVYDKEVQWTLGAILFKTRFLPLRDLEVEAFRQSHSSWIRFFFVCNHYLIFACILVVVLAILLYVLRLRRIHQREKRSAATLDLLRVEEGEPLKG, from the exons ATGAGTGCGGCATCCCCatccctggacccctgcctcccTGTAGGGCTGATGGACTCTGTGCAGCGGGATGGGCAGACAGTGTTCCTGCGGGGTCAGGGGGACTGCTCGAGGTGCCAGGAGGTTGTGAGACCTTTCCTTGGGAagacagacagcagcacctcTTCCTCACTTGGGGGAGTCTACCAGGCACCCATCAACTTCTACAGCTTCTCTGAGTTCTGCTACTGCAAAGAGGACGTGCTGTGCATTGGGGGTCACTACAGCAGCACCAAATACACCAGGGCAGCTATG GATTATTGTGCCACCAAGTGGTCAACTTTAAAACAGCGACTGGACAGCAAGCTTTTCGCTTCCCAGACTGACCTCCACAGGCTTAA GTACCAGTGCTTCAAGTCTGCCTGGATGTATGAGGTGCTACATACAGGTTTTCAGTTCCCGAAGGACTACCCTAACCTGAAAACCACCCAGCTGGTGTATGACAAAGAGGTGCAGTGGACTCTAGGAGCCATTCTCTTTAAAACACGATTCCTACCTCTCAG AGACCTTGAGGTGGAAGCGTTCCGGCAGTCTCACTCAAGCTGGATTCGCTTCTTCTTTGTCTGTAACCACTACCTGATCTTCGCCTGTATCCTGGTGGTGGTGCTCGCAATTCTCCTGTACGTCCTGCGTCTGCGGCGCATTCACCAGCGAGAGAAGCGCTCAGCAGCCACTCTGGATCTGCTGAGGGTGGAGGAGGGGGAGCCGCTGAAAGGCTGA
- the LOC121325685 gene encoding CREB3 regulatory factor-like, translating into MPQPGTNGMEPVFGDAYGICRQRTTFDQSATSLSGCRTELDVCDQLEFTHSSQGVVLMLGYSGAPPKGPFELLSDLVDDGFGEEQGSERWDVSALEDIAYTKGSLEGELGSGEGVMEGRGMSHRLDKTADGLLDNPAERGCDTEMEFGSLQEGGGAQETGPRCRSWKASPHESKQVEKPKAPIQSARGWEDVRRLKSQQDHQEEPGSQTGEADWDSEGGQGTEASSRTSPPCMAVVSEAALELTSEEHNYSMQAGPDSASSEGSDSKVGGSDEEEEEDLEFEEQGEEREESSSTEAHSGPELEDHPAGRTEKHRCFWEYSHGCESAKKRKRNEPSSNWSSQTLPSNLYQRESASAAGSNGSRKARRTDASDLTPNPRKLLSIGEQLRKLNRAIEGMRPANDLPVTARARSRKEKNKLASRACRLKKKAQHEANKIKLWGLNHEHDSLLGMLLQIKEVIRRRVESRSEPYQKGMNETLECLMKELSGPEVAGCSKEFVQRVLERAARGEPLRGLVKGQGVPTAGSKV; encoded by the exons ATGCCTCAG CCAGGCACCAACGGGATGGAACCCGTGTTTGGAGACGCCTATGGAATATGTAGACAGCGCACCACCTTTGACCAATCTGCAACTTCCCTAtcaggctgcaggacagagctgGACGTGTGCGACCAG CTGGAGTTTACCCACAGCTCTCAGGGGGTTGTGCTGATGTTGGGGTACTCAGGGGCACCCCCGAAGGGCCCGTTCGAGCTGCTGAGTGACCTGGTGGATGATGGCTTTGGGGAGGAGCAGGGCTCTGAGCGGTGGGATGTGTCTGCATTGGAAGACATTGCTTACACAAAAGGGAGCCTGGAGGGGGAGCTAGGGAGTGGAGAGGGAGTCATGGAGGGCCGGGGGATGTCCCACAGACTGGATAAAACTGCAGACGGGTTGCTGGACAACCCTGCTGAGAGAGGGTGTGacacagagatggagtttggCAGCCTGCAGGAAGGAGGTGGGGCTCAAGAGACAGGGCCTCGGTGCAGGAGTTGGAAAGCTAGCCCACATGAGTCAAAGCAGGTGGAAAAACCAAAGGCCCCAATCCAGTCAGCTAGAGGATGGGAAGATGTGAGAAGACTGAAGTCTCAGCAGGACCACCAAGAAGAGCCAGGCAGCCAGACAGGGGAGGCTGACTGGGACAGTGAGGGGGGACAGGGGACCGAGGCCAGCTCTCGAACCTCACCACCCTGCATGGCGGTGGTATCAGAGGCAGCCCTGGAGCTCACCAGTGAGGAACACAACTACTCCATGCAGGCAGGGCCAGACTCTGCTTCCAGTGAAGGGTCTGACAGCAAGGTTGGAGGCtctgatgaggaggaggaggaggatctgGAGTTTGAAGAGCAGGGTGAGGAGAGAGAAGAGTCCAGCTCCACCGAGGCTCATTCAG GCCCCGAGCTGGAGGATCATCCTGCTGGAAGGACAGAGAAACACAGGTGTTTCTGGGAGTACAGCCACGGGTGCGAGTCCGCTAAAAAAAGAAAGCGCAACGAGCCATCGTCAAACTGGAGCTCTCAGACACTCCCTAGCAACCTCTACCAGAGAGAGAGCGCCTCGGCTGCAG GCAGTAATGGTTCGAGGAAAGCTCGGCGGACAGATGCCAGCGACCTGACCCCCAACCCGCGCAAACTGCTGAGCATCGGGGAGCAACTGCGCAAGCTGAACCGAGCCATCGAGGGTATGAGACCTGCCAACGACCTGCCTGTCACTGCCAGGGCCCGCTCCAGGAAAGAGAAAAACAAGCTGGCCTCAAG GGCTTGTCGACTCAAAAAGAAAGCGCAGCACGAAGCCAACAAGATCAAGCTGTGGGGGCTGAACCATGAGCATG ACAGCCTGCTGGGTATGCTACTGCAGATCAAGGAGGTCATCAGGAGGAGAGTGGAGAGCAGGAGTGAGCCGTACCAGAAAGGAATGAATGAAACACTGGAGTGCCTTATGAAAGAATTGAGTG GGCCGGAAGTGGCAGGATGCTCCAAAGAGTTTGTTCAGAGAGTGCTGGAGCGCGCGGCGAGGGGGGAGCCGTTGAGGGGGTTGGTGAAGGGACAGGGGGTCCCGACTGCTGGCTCTAAAGTTTAA